In one Methanothermobacter sp. genomic region, the following are encoded:
- the ilvE gene encoding branched-chain-amino-acid transaminase — MSCEASGKIWFNGEMVDWEDATIHVLSHVVHYGSSVFEGIRCYRNRKGSAIFRLREHVKRLFDSAKIYRMEIPYTQEQICQAIIETVRENGLDECYIRPVVYRGYGEMGVNPVNCPVEVAIAAWEWGAYLGAEALKVGVDVGVSTWRRMAPNTMPNLAKAGGNYLNSQLAKMEAVRHGYDEAIMLDYHGYVSEGSGENIFIVTDGELQTPPVSSSLLKGITRDSVMKIARAEGVPVREEPITREMLYLADEIFFTGTAAEITPVRSVDGIEIGSGRRGPVTEMLQNEFFRIIRAESEDSFGWLTYL, encoded by the coding sequence ATGTCATGTGAAGCCAGTGGAAAGATATGGTTCAATGGTGAAATGGTCGATTGGGAAGACGCCACTATACATGTACTTTCACATGTTGTGCATTATGGATCCTCAGTATTTGAGGGAATAAGGTGCTACAGGAACAGAAAAGGATCCGCCATTTTCCGTTTGCGGGAACATGTAAAGAGGCTCTTTGATTCTGCAAAGATATACAGGATGGAGATCCCCTACACACAGGAGCAGATATGCCAGGCAATAATTGAGACCGTCAGGGAGAATGGCCTCGATGAGTGCTACATAAGGCCAGTTGTCTACAGGGGATATGGAGAGATGGGCGTTAACCCGGTTAACTGCCCTGTCGAGGTTGCCATAGCTGCCTGGGAATGGGGGGCCTACCTGGGGGCAGAGGCCCTTAAGGTGGGTGTTGACGTCGGTGTTTCAACCTGGCGGAGGATGGCCCCAAACACCATGCCAAACCTTGCAAAGGCCGGTGGAAACTATCTGAACTCCCAGCTAGCCAAGATGGAGGCTGTTAGACATGGCTATGACGAGGCAATAATGCTGGACTACCATGGCTATGTCAGTGAGGGCAGCGGAGAGAACATATTCATCGTAACCGACGGTGAACTTCAGACCCCACCTGTATCTTCATCCCTCCTTAAGGGGATAACAAGGGATTCTGTGATGAAGATAGCCAGGGCCGAGGGTGTCCCTGTACGTGAAGAACCTATTACAAGGGAGATGCTTTACCTTGCAGATGAAATCTTCTTCACAGGTACAGCCGCAGAGATAACCCCTGTGAGGTCCGTTGATGGTATAGAGATAGGTTCAGGTCGAAGGGGACCTGTGACAGAGATGCTGCAGAATGAGTTCTTCAGGATAATCAGGGCCGAATCAGAGGACAGCTTCGGCTGGTTAACCTACCTCTAA
- a CDS encoding DUF11 domain-containing protein yields the protein MHRFFVLALLFMAVGTVSAQETEDNVQIASDLAVDAEYLDLDENIINSASVGYEIFEGVAVTNNLPSTATGVKVTITRSSNYPFEYLEHEVSWDNGVTWIYNDPSYNPSTSEWTIGNLPAGAVYKLVVHQRAIATGTAQFTATISSNLPDINATNNQDTATIDVTESSEGSEQVTGAKMVPMQETGASEGLLVAGMFILGAGLVISRR from the coding sequence ATGCACAGATTTTTTGTCCTTGCCCTGCTCTTCATGGCAGTGGGGACTGTGAGTGCCCAGGAAACAGAGGACAATGTACAGATCGCATCAGATCTTGCAGTGGATGCAGAATACCTTGATCTTGATGAAAACATTATAAACAGTGCCTCTGTTGGATATGAGATCTTTGAGGGAGTGGCAGTCACAAACAATTTACCATCAACTGCAACTGGAGTGAAGGTAACCATCACAAGAAGCAGCAATTATCCCTTTGAATACCTTGAACATGAGGTATCCTGGGACAATGGGGTCACATGGATCTACAATGACCCATCATACAATCCTTCAACCAGTGAGTGGACTATAGGGAACCTGCCAGCCGGTGCAGTCTATAAACTCGTTGTACACCAGAGGGCCATTGCAACTGGAACAGCGCAGTTCACGGCAACCATCTCAAGTAATCTGCCTGATATAAATGCCACCAATAACCAGGATACGGCAACCATCGACGTCACTGAATCATCTGAAGGGTCTGAACAGGTAACAGGAGCAAAAATGGTTCCCATGCAGGAGACAGGCGCATCCGAAGGATTACTCGTGGCAGGGATGTTCATCCTTGGCGCGGGGCTGGTTATCTCAAGAAGATAA
- a CDS encoding restriction endonuclease translates to MEELKKQKLVDFIAKVMEDSGFKVYKDFRTSQHIVDIYGILPTTLGDIGVVVACKNYDENWKVGMDVLKEMEMAAKTLKASKVVIVTTSDFSSQARNYAVKRNMKLIDRNGLIKIAEEFSKKIQVPEEEEEEDEYCEEDVEVYGPPSTIFHTGSQRGDLSRRERRQPLTPIIRGLLQNTIILIITVVAVSFLIATILQMTAGLGTSITGIVKIMIAASLSYGIPYFVEDDGAVIMIKGTIVFFSSLLLLVILILI, encoded by the coding sequence GTGGAGGAATTGAAGAAGCAGAAACTCGTGGATTTCATCGCCAAAGTCATGGAGGATTCTGGTTTCAAGGTTTACAAGGATTTCAGAACCTCCCAGCACATAGTGGACATATATGGTATTCTCCCCACCACCCTCGGGGATATAGGGGTTGTGGTGGCCTGTAAAAACTATGATGAAAACTGGAAGGTTGGCATGGACGTTTTAAAGGAAATGGAAATGGCTGCAAAGACCCTGAAGGCCTCCAAGGTAGTGATCGTTACAACATCCGATTTCTCATCCCAGGCCAGAAACTATGCCGTCAAGAGAAACATGAAGCTGATAGACAGGAATGGACTCATAAAAATTGCTGAGGAGTTTTCAAAGAAAATTCAAGTTCCTGAAGAAGAGGAGGAAGAGGATGAATACTGCGAGGAGGATGTTGAAGTATATGGTCCTCCATCAACCATATTTCACACAGGGTCCCAGCGGGGAGATCTATCAAGGAGAGAAAGACGTCAGCCTCTCACCCCCATTATAAGGGGCCTTCTGCAGAACACCATCATACTCATAATAACTGTTGTGGCTGTTTCCTTCCTGATTGCAACCATATTGCAGATGACCGCAGGTCTAGGTACAAGCATCACAGGCATCGTGAAGATAATGATTGCCGCCTCCCTCTCCTATGGTATACCCTACTTTGTTGAGGATGACGGTGCTGTCATAATGATAAAGGGGACAATAGTGTTCTTCAGTTCACTTCTCCTCCTTGTCATACTGATACTGATCTAG
- the surE gene encoding 5'/3'-nucleotidase SurE: protein MKILITNDDGVNSSGILAARKAVENLGETIVVAPATQQSGIGHALTLFEPIRVSEVTLRDGSEAYAVSGTPTDAVIIGIFELMDEKPDLVISGINMGENLGKSELTTSGTIGAAMEAAVHGVPSLAVSLQVKRGDIKFHDGHVDVDFSLASELTERVASMILRKGLPAGVDFLNLNIPSHPAGDDIRITRLGDRMYNVHIKKRLDPRGRPYYWIDGDPAGMDAHGTDVHTLKAENIATLTPLSLDCTAPLDSMRGWFD from the coding sequence ATGAAGATTCTCATAACAAATGACGACGGAGTGAACTCATCAGGGATTTTAGCGGCCAGAAAGGCTGTTGAAAACCTTGGAGAGACGATTGTAGTGGCTCCAGCCACGCAACAAAGCGGTATAGGCCATGCCCTCACCCTCTTTGAACCCATAAGGGTTAGCGAGGTCACCCTCAGGGACGGTTCAGAGGCCTACGCGGTTTCAGGGACACCAACGGACGCTGTGATAATAGGGATATTCGAGCTGATGGATGAAAAACCTGACCTTGTAATATCAGGGATAAACATGGGCGAAAACCTTGGAAAATCTGAACTCACCACATCAGGGACAATAGGTGCCGCAATGGAGGCCGCAGTTCATGGTGTACCCTCCCTTGCAGTTTCACTTCAGGTGAAGAGAGGGGACATCAAGTTTCATGATGGCCATGTGGACGTGGACTTTTCACTGGCATCTGAGCTGACAGAACGGGTTGCATCCATGATACTCAGGAAGGGTCTCCCTGCTGGTGTTGATTTCCTCAACCTTAACATACCATCACACCCAGCTGGAGATGATATACGTATAACAAGACTTGGGGACAGGATGTACAATGTCCACATTAAGAAGAGGCTGGATCCAAGGGGGAGGCCCTACTACTGGATTGATGGTGATCCTGCCGGGATGGACGCCCATGGAACAGATGTTCATACCCTTAAGGCTGAAAACATCGCAACCCTTACACCGCTATCCCTTGACTGCACAGCACCACTTGACTCAATGAGGGGATGGTTTGATTAG
- a CDS encoding winged helix-turn-helix domain-containing protein, giving the protein MKRLLWWLIAATRGGVNRARIIRMLHERPYNTNQLAEVLKLDYKTVQHHLRVLEKNKIIVSSGERYGRMYFLSDTMEENYELFEDILDRMQGVDL; this is encoded by the coding sequence ATGAAGAGGCTCCTGTGGTGGCTTATTGCAGCGACACGTGGGGGAGTGAACCGTGCAAGGATAATCCGGATGTTACATGAGAGGCCATACAATACCAACCAGCTGGCAGAGGTGCTTAAACTGGATTATAAGACTGTTCAGCATCACTTAAGGGTTCTTGAGAAGAATAAAATCATAGTATCGTCGGGTGAGAGGTACGGGAGGATGTACTTTCTTTCAGATACAATGGAGGAGAATTACGAGTTATTTGAGGATATACTGGATAGGATGCAGGGGGTTGATTTATGA
- a CDS encoding LSM domain-containing protein → MKGDDKEFRVNKQFLKFKNRNVLLTLKNNEEARGKLISIDNYLNTVLQTEKGIRFIKGTKIAFIAMDS, encoded by the coding sequence ATGAAAGGCGATGATAAAGAGTTCAGGGTTAACAAGCAGTTCCTGAAGTTTAAAAACAGGAATGTTCTTCTAACACTCAAAAACAATGAAGAGGCAAGAGGGAAACTCATATCAATAGATAATTACCTCAACACAGTACTTCAGACTGAAAAGGGTATCAGGTTCATTAAGGGAACCAAGATAGCGTTCATTGCAATGGATAGTTAG
- a CDS encoding methanogenesis marker 12 protein — MVFVGMDHGTTGVSFTILGDEVEHFKIGREELSAGRVSALEELEGRVSAEEIELMAITYAMGDGIKRIKPIDQVKNRGIISIGGAGKVTGGGTAVYSEIESSGIPTVLIPGLHRNTPCLDERFRAAYSHHASPEKVSICYNAYLETGWENMIVSDISSNTVTMLIQDGKIRGAMDACIGAMGVIHGPLDLEMLRKIDDGEKTANECFSHAGAVKIAGIDTRVSRARDELLDMYLEGRREAALALETMIMTIAMEIWGLAGISERVDGIVLTGSMGAMREPYDFHGKLADMVDELAPVKRLDATSGSMGSAQIARDIHGGKREILGIEVDI, encoded by the coding sequence TTGGTATTTGTGGGTATGGACCATGGGACAACAGGTGTGTCCTTCACAATCCTTGGGGATGAGGTCGAACACTTCAAGATAGGGAGGGAGGAACTCTCCGCTGGGAGGGTTTCCGCCCTTGAGGAGCTTGAAGGAAGGGTGTCCGCTGAAGAGATAGAACTCATGGCAATAACCTATGCAATGGGTGACGGTATAAAGAGGATAAAGCCCATTGATCAGGTTAAGAACAGGGGTATCATCTCTATTGGAGGGGCCGGTAAGGTTACAGGTGGTGGGACAGCCGTTTACAGTGAAATAGAGTCCTCTGGAATACCCACTGTACTGATACCTGGCCTTCACCGCAACACCCCCTGTCTTGATGAGAGGTTCCGGGCAGCCTACTCCCACCATGCAAGTCCAGAGAAGGTGAGCATATGCTACAATGCATACCTCGAGACCGGCTGGGAGAACATGATAGTTTCCGATATAAGCTCCAATACGGTAACCATGCTCATACAGGACGGGAAGATAAGAGGTGCTATGGATGCCTGTATAGGTGCCATGGGAGTCATACATGGACCCCTTGACCTTGAAATGCTCAGGAAAATAGATGATGGTGAAAAAACTGCCAACGAGTGTTTTTCACATGCAGGGGCTGTTAAGATAGCCGGCATAGATACGAGGGTATCCCGTGCAAGGGATGAACTCCTTGATATGTACCTTGAGGGAAGGAGGGAAGCGGCCCTTGCACTTGAGACCATGATAATGACCATAGCCATGGAGATATGGGGGCTTGCAGGCATCTCAGAGCGTGTTGATGGGATCGTTCTCACCGGATCCATGGGTGCCATGAGGGAACCCTACGATTTCCACGGAAAACTTGCTGATATGGTGGATGAACTGGCCCCTGTAAAGAGGCTGGATGCAACCTCCGGTTCCATGGGGAGTGCCCAGATAGCGCGTGATATACATGGGGGTAAAAGAGAGATTCTGGGAATAGAGGTTGATATCTAA
- the ilvC gene encoding ketol-acid reductoisomerase: MKIYYENDIDMEILADKKIAVIGYGSQGEAQARNMADSGLDVIVGLRRGGASWKKAHDDGMNVMTIEDASREADIVHILIPDEIQETVFEQSIKPYLREGNTISFSHGYNIHYGYIRAPEGVNVTMVAPKGPGAMVRRTYLEGFGIPGLVAVEVDATGDALEQALAMAKACGLARAGVLETTFKEETETDLFGEQAVLCGGVTELINTAFRTLVNAGYQPEIAYFETCHELKLIVDLIYERGFQGMWHNVSNTAEFGGLTRRKRIITDETEKEMRKILEEIQNGKFAKEWALENRAGAPMLKRMRALEGELKIEKVGSKLRKLCGLEK; this comes from the coding sequence ATGAAGATCTACTATGAAAATGACATTGACATGGAGATACTGGCAGATAAAAAGATAGCCGTCATAGGTTACGGCAGTCAGGGAGAAGCCCAGGCCAGGAACATGGCCGACAGCGGACTTGATGTTATAGTTGGACTCAGAAGGGGTGGAGCCTCCTGGAAGAAGGCCCATGATGATGGTATGAACGTCATGACAATTGAGGACGCCTCAAGGGAGGCCGACATCGTACACATACTCATACCCGACGAGATACAGGAGACAGTATTCGAGCAGTCCATAAAACCCTATCTCAGGGAGGGCAACACCATATCCTTCTCACATGGCTACAACATACACTACGGCTACATAAGGGCCCCCGAGGGGGTAAACGTCACCATGGTGGCCCCCAAGGGTCCCGGTGCAATGGTGAGGAGAACCTACCTTGAGGGTTTCGGCATACCTGGTCTCGTAGCTGTTGAGGTGGATGCAACCGGCGACGCCCTTGAACAGGCCCTTGCCATGGCAAAAGCATGCGGACTTGCACGTGCAGGTGTCCTTGAGACCACCTTCAAGGAGGAAACAGAGACCGACCTCTTCGGTGAACAGGCCGTGCTCTGTGGTGGTGTAACAGAACTCATAAACACCGCATTCAGAACCCTTGTGAATGCCGGATATCAGCCAGAGATCGCCTACTTTGAGACATGCCATGAACTCAAACTGATAGTGGACCTCATCTACGAGAGGGGATTCCAGGGCATGTGGCACAATGTGAGTAACACGGCCGAATTCGGGGGCCTTACAAGGAGGAAGAGGATTATAACAGATGAAACAGAGAAGGAAATGAGGAAAATACTGGAGGAGATTCAGAACGGTAAATTCGCCAAGGAGTGGGCCCTTGAAAACAGGGCCGGTGCCCCGATGCTCAAAAGGATGAGGGCCCTTGAGGGCGAGCTGAAGATAGAGAAGGTGGGTTCAAAGCTCAGGAAACTCTGCGGCCTTGAAAAATAA
- the ilvN gene encoding acetolactate synthase small subunit encodes MKPDTHIISALVEHRPGVLQRVAGLFTRRGFNIESITVGESETPGIARMTIIARGDDRVLEQITKQLNKLIDVIKVRDLEPSSTVKRELCMVKVHAPSEKERSEIIQYTNIFRGRIVDVSSEALTVEVTGDSEKIDAFLELLRVFGIKELARTGPTAMSRGGRTI; translated from the coding sequence ATGAAACCCGACACACACATCATCAGTGCCCTTGTTGAGCACAGACCCGGTGTCCTTCAGAGGGTTGCAGGACTCTTCACAAGGCGTGGATTCAACATCGAAAGTATCACTGTGGGGGAATCTGAAACCCCTGGAATCGCCAGGATGACCATAATAGCCAGGGGCGACGACCGTGTGCTTGAACAGATAACCAAACAGCTCAATAAGCTGATAGACGTTATAAAGGTCCGTGACCTTGAACCATCATCCACCGTTAAGAGGGAGCTATGTATGGTTAAGGTACACGCCCCATCAGAGAAGGAGAGGTCAGAGATAATACAGTACACCAACATCTTCAGGGGGAGGATAGTGGACGTGAGCAGTGAGGCACTTACAGTTGAGGTCACCGGGGACTCAGAGAAGATAGACGCCTTCCTTGAGCTCCTGAGGGTCTTTGGAATCAAGGAACTTGCAAGGACCGGGCCAACTGCAATGTCCCGTGGTGGCAGAACCATCTGA
- a CDS encoding acetolactate synthase large subunit — MKGGQAIIRSLLDQGADTVFGYPGGQLLPLYDMLYDSELRHILVRHEQCAAHAADGYARASGRVGVCIATSGPGATNLVTGIATAYMDSSPIVAIAGQVPTHLIGNDAFQEVDMIGITMPITKHSFQPADANEIPAMVKASFHIAKTGRPGPVVIDLPKDIQEQEVQDPIDELDLQGYRPTLQGHPLQIKRAAELIRRSEKPVILAGGGVIISGASKEIMELSELIKAPVTTTLLGKGSFPEDHPSAMGMLGMHGRKVANLTVDECDCLIAVGCRFSDRTTGNVAEFAPNARIIHVDIDPAEIGKNVAVDVPIVGDARNVLREIIEKLKKHGERDDEWLRQVQKFKADCMPRMSYDDVPLKPQQVIKEISHVLDDETVVTTDVGQNQMWMAHFYTSRAPRKFISSGGLGTMGFGFPAAIGAKVALPENDVVAVCGDGGFLMVCQDLATIREYDIPVVICVMDNRHLGMVAQWQRLFYDERMSHTHLGEVPDFVKLAESFGIEAERVEKPGETTEALSRAIRSGEPALLDIVIDPEEILPMVPPGCGLTEIVGEYRVEREDPHEIRYSGVKADGD; from the coding sequence ATGAAAGGTGGCCAGGCAATAATCAGATCACTTCTGGATCAGGGAGCAGACACCGTATTCGGATACCCCGGTGGACAGTTACTGCCACTCTACGATATGCTCTATGATTCCGAACTCAGGCACATCCTTGTAAGACATGAGCAGTGCGCAGCCCACGCCGCAGATGGATATGCAAGGGCCTCAGGCAGGGTGGGGGTCTGCATAGCAACCTCAGGGCCAGGGGCCACAAACCTTGTAACCGGTATCGCAACAGCCTACATGGACTCCTCACCCATAGTTGCAATTGCAGGTCAGGTCCCCACCCACCTCATCGGGAATGATGCCTTCCAGGAGGTGGACATGATAGGCATAACCATGCCCATCACAAAGCACAGCTTCCAGCCAGCTGATGCAAATGAAATCCCTGCAATGGTAAAGGCAAGTTTTCACATAGCAAAGACAGGACGCCCTGGCCCCGTTGTCATAGACCTTCCAAAGGACATACAGGAACAGGAGGTCCAGGATCCGATTGATGAGCTGGACCTACAGGGCTACAGACCAACCCTCCAGGGCCACCCGCTCCAGATAAAGAGGGCTGCGGAACTCATAAGGAGATCAGAAAAGCCCGTTATACTTGCTGGTGGTGGGGTGATAATATCAGGGGCCTCAAAGGAGATCATGGAGCTATCAGAACTCATAAAGGCTCCTGTGACCACCACACTCCTCGGTAAGGGTTCTTTCCCTGAGGACCATCCTTCGGCCATGGGTATGCTGGGTATGCACGGCCGCAAGGTTGCAAACCTAACAGTGGATGAGTGTGACTGCCTCATAGCGGTTGGATGCAGATTCTCAGACCGCACAACCGGTAATGTTGCAGAATTCGCCCCCAATGCCAGAATAATACACGTGGACATCGACCCGGCAGAGATAGGTAAAAACGTGGCCGTTGATGTTCCTATCGTCGGTGACGCCAGGAATGTCCTTAGGGAGATCATAGAAAAACTCAAAAAACACGGTGAAAGAGATGATGAGTGGCTGAGACAAGTTCAGAAATTCAAGGCTGACTGCATGCCAAGGATGAGTTATGATGATGTGCCTCTGAAACCCCAGCAGGTTATAAAGGAGATAAGCCACGTCTTGGATGATGAAACCGTTGTCACAACAGACGTTGGACAGAACCAGATGTGGATGGCCCACTTCTACACATCAAGAGCCCCCAGAAAATTCATATCATCAGGTGGCCTTGGGACCATGGGTTTCGGTTTTCCTGCCGCCATAGGAGCAAAGGTTGCTCTTCCAGAGAACGACGTTGTGGCCGTCTGTGGCGACGGAGGATTCCTGATGGTCTGCCAGGACCTTGCAACCATAAGGGAGTATGACATACCCGTTGTGATATGTGTCATGGACAACCGCCACCTTGGTATGGTTGCCCAGTGGCAGCGGCTCTTCTATGATGAGAGGATGTCCCATACACACCTCGGTGAGGTCCCAGATTTTGTTAAACTGGCTGAATCATTCGGAATTGAGGCCGAAAGGGTTGAAAAACCGGGTGAAACCACTGAAGCCCTTTCAAGGGCCATAAGATCAGGTGAACCTGCCCTGCTTGATATAGTTATAGATCCAGAGGAGATACTCCCGATGGTTCCCCCTGGTTGCGGTCTGACCGAAATAGTAGGGGAGTACAGGGTTGAAAGGGAGGATCCCCATGAAATAAGATACTCTGGAGTGAAGGCGGACGGTGATTAA
- the purD gene encoding phosphoribosylamine--glycine ligase — MKILVVGTGAREHAICSALADEATIYSVMGNRNPGISRLASEFMVAPEVDTERVVNFASSMGVDMAFIGPEAPLEAGLVNALEEAGIPSVGPTKEAARIETDKSFMRRLFETYSIPGSITYRVFDDRDELKEFMNDFEGEAVVKPVGLTGGKGVKVVGEHLRDNSEAIEYACEVIDNRIGGHASVVIEERVVGEEFTVQVFSDGDRIVPMPAVQDHPHAYEGDQGPITGGMGSYSDSDGLLPFLTQKDYDEAVEIMQKTVDAIKSEAGPYKGVLYGQFMLTADGPKLIEYNARFGDPEAMNVLPLLDSSMLEICEGIVDGNLSGARFRNLATVCKYLVPEGYPDKGVAGSEIKIEEDKIEDMGVITYYASVNQENSAIYTSSSRALALVALAEDIYSAEELCESATGYVKGRLYHRRDIGTRELIEKRVKHMEDLRF, encoded by the coding sequence ATGAAAATACTTGTTGTGGGAACAGGAGCAAGGGAACATGCCATATGCAGTGCACTGGCAGATGAGGCGACAATATACTCTGTGATGGGTAACAGGAACCCCGGCATATCGAGGCTTGCCAGTGAATTCATGGTTGCTCCTGAGGTTGACACAGAAAGGGTGGTCAATTTCGCATCCAGTATGGGCGTTGATATGGCATTCATAGGTCCCGAGGCACCCCTAGAGGCAGGGCTGGTCAATGCCCTTGAGGAAGCAGGCATACCCTCGGTGGGGCCCACGAAGGAGGCTGCCAGAATTGAGACAGACAAGTCATTCATGCGCAGACTCTTTGAAACTTACAGTATCCCCGGCTCAATAACCTACCGTGTCTTTGATGACAGGGATGAACTTAAGGAATTCATGAATGACTTTGAGGGTGAGGCTGTCGTAAAGCCGGTGGGGCTCACAGGCGGAAAGGGTGTTAAGGTAGTTGGTGAACACCTCCGGGACAACTCAGAGGCAATCGAATACGCGTGTGAGGTAATAGATAATCGTATAGGTGGCCATGCAAGTGTTGTTATAGAGGAAAGGGTTGTTGGCGAGGAATTCACTGTCCAGGTCTTCTCTGATGGCGATCGTATCGTGCCAATGCCCGCAGTGCAGGACCACCCCCACGCATATGAGGGTGACCAGGGCCCAATAACAGGAGGGATGGGTTCCTACTCAGATTCAGATGGTCTTTTACCGTTTCTGACACAGAAGGACTACGATGAGGCAGTTGAGATAATGCAGAAGACAGTCGATGCAATTAAAAGTGAGGCAGGGCCCTATAAGGGAGTTCTATATGGACAGTTCATGCTCACAGCCGACGGACCGAAACTTATAGAGTACAATGCACGTTTCGGGGACCCTGAGGCAATGAATGTGCTCCCACTACTTGATTCCAGCATGCTTGAGATCTGTGAGGGAATCGTGGACGGAAACCTCAGCGGGGCAAGGTTCAGGAACCTTGCAACGGTCTGCAAGTACCTTGTACCCGAGGGCTACCCTGATAAGGGGGTTGCAGGTTCTGAAATAAAAATCGAAGAGGATAAGATTGAGGACATGGGGGTTATAACGTACTATGCGTCGGTCAACCAGGAGAACAGCGCCATATACACCTCCTCCTCCAGGGCACTTGCACTGGTGGCCCTTGCAGAGGACATATACTCTGCAGAGGAGCTCTGTGAGAGCGCCACAGGATACGTGAAGGGAAGGCTTTATCACAGAAGAGATATAGGCACCAGGGAGCTTATTGAGAAGAGGGTGAAGCACATGGAGGACCTCCGGTTCTGA
- the argF gene encoding ornithine carbamoyltransferase: MRHLLSVCDMEDVVALLDLADDYKAGKIPGKILEGRTLAMIFEKSSTRTRVSFEVGASQLGAQPLYLSASDLQLGRGEPIADTARTLSRYVDGIMIRAIRHSDVVELASESSVPVINGLTDLEHPCQALADMQTVREKLGDFSGRLVFVGDGNNVCNSLLLITAMLGMDMDVACPAGYEPDPEITERAEKIARKSGSEIRVLHDPEEAVDGADVVYTDVWVSMGYEEEADERLRVFRPYQVNSELMKLASPDAIFMHCLPAVRGQETTSEVIDGPQSVVWDQAENRLHAQKAIMHWLMG, from the coding sequence ATGAGGCATCTTCTATCTGTATGTGACATGGAAGACGTGGTGGCACTCCTTGACCTTGCAGATGATTACAAGGCAGGAAAAATCCCGGGAAAGATACTTGAGGGCAGGACCCTTGCCATGATCTTTGAGAAATCATCAACAAGAACCAGGGTCTCCTTTGAGGTTGGGGCATCCCAGCTGGGTGCACAGCCCCTCTATCTATCAGCATCAGACCTGCAGCTTGGAAGGGGGGAGCCAATAGCAGACACCGCAAGGACCCTCAGCAGATACGTTGACGGGATCATGATAAGGGCCATAAGGCACTCAGACGTGGTTGAACTTGCATCGGAGTCTTCTGTACCCGTTATAAATGGGCTTACCGATCTCGAACACCCATGCCAGGCGCTGGCTGACATGCAGACTGTAAGGGAGAAACTGGGGGACTTCAGTGGTAGACTGGTATTTGTGGGGGATGGTAATAACGTCTGCAATTCGCTGCTCCTAATAACAGCAATGCTGGGGATGGACATGGACGTTGCATGCCCAGCAGGCTATGAACCCGACCCTGAAATCACTGAAAGGGCAGAGAAAATCGCCAGAAAAAGCGGTTCAGAGATAAGGGTGCTCCACGATCCTGAGGAAGCAGTTGATGGCGCGGATGTTGTCTACACTGACGTCTGGGTCAGCATGGGCTATGAGGAAGAGGCGGATGAACGCCTCAGGGTATTCAGGCCATACCAGGTGAACTCAGAGCTCATGAAACTCGCATCCCCCGACGCCATATTCATGCACTGTCTTCCTGCTGTGAGGGGGCAGGAGACAACCTCTGAGGTCATCGACGGGCCGCAGTCAGTTGTCTGGGATCAGGCAGAAAACAGGCTACATGCACAGAAGGCGATAATGCACTGGCTCATGGGATGA